The proteins below come from a single Microtus ochrogaster isolate Prairie Vole_2 chromosome 8, MicOch1.0, whole genome shotgun sequence genomic window:
- the Tigd3 gene encoding tigger transposable element-derived protein 3: MELSTKKKLHALSLAEKIQVLELLDESKMSQSEVARRFQVSQPQISRICKNKEKLLADWSSGTANHERKRKRESKYSGIDEALLCWYHIARAKAWDVTGPMLLHKAKELADIMGQDFVPSIGWLVRWKRRNNVGFGARQVLVPLFPPEPPPPGLPSQAQPPLSLKDFSPEDVFGCAEVPLLYRAVPGRVFACDRLQVLLCANSRGTEKRRVFVGGLQAVPRCFFGVNSEALPASYHPDLAIPWSEWLAQFDQDMGQQGRQVALLLAAGVLEEWANLPGLHHVRLLPLSASSTTPSLPGSVVLAFKAHYRHRLMSKLAAMRSGREGTSLAEARASLTVLDALHMVAAAWAKVPPQLILSSFIQEGLTPGKTPPSLDKDTEVTLLPSGLSQEEFAHFVDLEDEDPGPGVCKEETGIEDSGRVDEGFESLPTNADALRALCTLRRWLECNSTSPELFEKFYDCEVEVEQLCCL; this comes from the coding sequence ATGGAGCTGAGCACCAAAAAGAAACTTCACGCCCTGTCCCTGGCTGAGAAAATCCAGGTGCTGGAACTCCTGGATGAGTCCAAGATGTCCCAGTCAGAGGTGGCCCGGCGCTTCCAGGTCTCCCAGCCCCAGATCTCACGTATCTGCAAAAATAAGGAGAAGCTCCTGGCAGACTGGAGTAGTGGCACAGCCAACCATGAGCGCAAGCGGAAGCGCGAATCCAAATACAGTGGGATTGATGAGGCTCTACTCTGCTGGTACCACATCGCCCGAGCCAAGGCCTGGGATGTCACAGGGCCCATGCTGCTCCACAAGGCCAAGGAGCTAGCTGATATCATGGGCCAGGATTTTGTGCCCAGCATTGGTTGGTTGGTCCGCTGGAAACGCCGCAACAATGTGGGCTTTGGGGCTCGCCAGGTCCTTGTTCCTCTGTTCCCTCCTGAGCCACCGCCCCCAGGGCTTCCGTCCCAGGCCCAGCCACCACTTTCCCTTAAAGACTTCTCACCAGAAGATGTTTTTGGCTGTGCCGAAGTGCCCTTGTTGTACCGGGCAGTGCCTGGCAGAGTGTTTGCATGTGATCGCTTGCAGGTACTGCTGTGTGCCAACAGCAGAGGCACAGAAAAGCGAAGGGTATTTGTGGGTGGGCTCCAGGCTGTACCAAGATGCTTCTTTGGAGTCAACAGTGAGGCACTACCTGCCTCTTATCACCCTGATCTAGCCATCCCCTGGTCAGAGTGGCTAGCACAGTTTGACCAGGACATGGGACAGCAGGGCCGACAGGTAGCCTTGCTGCTGGCTGCCGGAGTATTGGAAGAATGGGCCAACCTTCCTGGACTCCACCACGTGCGACTCctgcctctctcagcctccagcaccaccccttccctgcctggctctgtggTTTTGGCCTTTAAGGCCCATTACCGTCACCGTCTGATGAGCAAACTGGCTGCCATGAGGAGCGGGAGAGAGGGCACCTCACTGGCTGAAGCAAGGGCCAGCCTCACAGTGTTAGATGCTCTGCATATGGTGGCAGCGGCTTGGGCCAAGGTGCCACCTCAGCTTATTCTGAGCAGCTTCATTCAGGAAGGGCTCACTCCAGGCAAAACACCCCCGTCTCTGGACAAAGACACAGAGGTGACTCTGCTCCCTAGCGGACTGAGTCAGGAGGAGTTTGCTCACTTTGTGGACCTGGAGGATGAGGACCCAGGCCCTGGGGTGTGCAAAGAGGAGACTGGTATTGAAGACAGTGGGAGGGTGGATGAGGGCTTTGAGTCCCTGCCCACCAACGCTGATGCCCTCAGGGCACTGTGCACCTTGAGGAGGTGGCTGGAATGTAA
- the Dpf2 gene encoding zinc finger protein ubi-d4 isoform X1: MAAVVENVVKLLGEQYYKDAMEQCHNYNARLCAERSVRLPFLDSQTGVAQSNCYIWMEKRHRGPGLASGQLYSYPARRWRKKRRAHPPEDPRLSFPSIKPDTDQSLKKEGLISQDGSSLEALLRTDPLEKRGAPDPRVDDDSLGEFPVTNSRARKRILEPDDFLDDLDDEDYEEDTPKRRGKGKSKSKGVSSARKKLDASILEDRDKPYACDNSFKQKHTSKAPQRVCGKRYKNRPGLSYHYAHSHLAEEEGEDKEDSQPPTPVSQRSEEQKSKKGPDGLALPNNYCDFCLGDSKINKKTGQPEELVSCSDCGRSGHPSCLQFTPVMMAAVKTYRWQCIECKCCNLCGTSENDDQLLFCDDCDRGYHMYCLTPSMSEPPEGSWSCHLCLDLLKEKASIYQNQNSS, from the exons atGGCGGCTGTGGTGGAGAATGTAGTGAAGCT CCTTGGGGAGCAGTACTACAAAGATGCCATGGAACAGTGCCACAATTACAATGCCCGCCTCTGTGCTGAGCGCAGTGTGCGCCTGCCTTTCTTGGACTCCCAGACCGGAGTAGCCCAGAGCAATTGTTATATCTGGATGGAAAAGCGACACCGTGGACCAG gACTGGCCTCTGGACAGTTGTATTCCTACCCTGCCCGGCGCTGGCGGAAAAAGCGTCGAGCCCACCCACCTGAGGATCCCAGGCTTTCCTTTCCGTCTATTAAACCAG ACACGGACCAGAGCCTGAAGAAAGAGGGGCTTATCTCTCAGGATGGCAGCAGTTTAGAGGCTCTGCTGCGTACTGACCCCCTGGAGAAGCGAGGCGCTCCAGATCCCCGTGTTGATGATGACAGCCTGGGAGAGTTTCCTGTCACCAACAGTCGAGCGCGGAAG CGGATCCTTGAACCTGATGACTTCCTAGATGACCTTGATGATGAAGACTATGAAGAAGATACTCCAAAGCGTCGGGGGAAGGGGAAATCCAAG AGTAAGGGTGTGAGCAGTGCCCGGAAGAAACTGGATGCTTCCATCCTAGAGGACCGGGATAAGCCCTATGCCTGTGACA atAGTTTCAAACAAAAGCATACCTCGAAAGCGCCCCAGAGAG TTTGTGGAAAACGTTACAAGAACCGACCTGGCCTCAGTTACCACTATGCCCATTCCCAcctggctgaggaggaaggagaggacaaAGAAGACTCTCAGCCACCCACTCCTGTTTCCCAGAGGTCTGAGGAGCAAAAAT CCAAAAAAGGACCTGATGGTTTAGCCCTGCCCAACAACTACTGTGACTTCTGCCTGGGGGACTCAAAAATCAACAAGAAGACAGGACAGCCTGAGGAGCTAGTGTCCTGTTCTGACTGTGGCCGCTCAG ggcACCCGTCCTGCCTGCAGTTCACCCCTGTGATGATGGCAGCTGTGAAGACCTACCGTTGGCAGTGCATCGAGTGCAAGTGCTGCAACCTCTGCGGCACTTCGGAGAATGAC GACCAGCTGCTTTTCTGTGATGACTGTGACCGTGGCTACCACATGTACTGTCTCACCCCATCCATGTCTGAGCCTCCTGAAG GAAGCTGGAGCTGCCACCTGTGTCTGgatctgctgaaggagaaagcGTCCATCTACCAGAACCAGAACTCCTCCTGA
- the Dpf2 gene encoding zinc finger protein ubi-d4 isoform X2 has translation MAAVVENVVKLLGEQYYKDAMEQCHNYNARLCAERSVRLPFLDSQTGVAQSNCYIWMEKRHRGPGLASGQLYSYPARRWRKKRRAHPPEDPRLSFPSIKPDTDQSLKKEGLISQDGSSLEALLRTDPLEKRGAPDPRVDDDSLGEFPVTNSRARKRILEPDDFLDDLDDEDYEEDTPKRRGKGKSKSKGVSSARKKLDASILEDRDKPYACDICGKRYKNRPGLSYHYAHSHLAEEEGEDKEDSQPPTPVSQRSEEQKSKKGPDGLALPNNYCDFCLGDSKINKKTGQPEELVSCSDCGRSGHPSCLQFTPVMMAAVKTYRWQCIECKCCNLCGTSENDDQLLFCDDCDRGYHMYCLTPSMSEPPEGSWSCHLCLDLLKEKASIYQNQNSS, from the exons atGGCGGCTGTGGTGGAGAATGTAGTGAAGCT CCTTGGGGAGCAGTACTACAAAGATGCCATGGAACAGTGCCACAATTACAATGCCCGCCTCTGTGCTGAGCGCAGTGTGCGCCTGCCTTTCTTGGACTCCCAGACCGGAGTAGCCCAGAGCAATTGTTATATCTGGATGGAAAAGCGACACCGTGGACCAG gACTGGCCTCTGGACAGTTGTATTCCTACCCTGCCCGGCGCTGGCGGAAAAAGCGTCGAGCCCACCCACCTGAGGATCCCAGGCTTTCCTTTCCGTCTATTAAACCAG ACACGGACCAGAGCCTGAAGAAAGAGGGGCTTATCTCTCAGGATGGCAGCAGTTTAGAGGCTCTGCTGCGTACTGACCCCCTGGAGAAGCGAGGCGCTCCAGATCCCCGTGTTGATGATGACAGCCTGGGAGAGTTTCCTGTCACCAACAGTCGAGCGCGGAAG CGGATCCTTGAACCTGATGACTTCCTAGATGACCTTGATGATGAAGACTATGAAGAAGATACTCCAAAGCGTCGGGGGAAGGGGAAATCCAAG AGTAAGGGTGTGAGCAGTGCCCGGAAGAAACTGGATGCTTCCATCCTAGAGGACCGGGATAAGCCCTATGCCTGTGACA TTTGTGGAAAACGTTACAAGAACCGACCTGGCCTCAGTTACCACTATGCCCATTCCCAcctggctgaggaggaaggagaggacaaAGAAGACTCTCAGCCACCCACTCCTGTTTCCCAGAGGTCTGAGGAGCAAAAAT CCAAAAAAGGACCTGATGGTTTAGCCCTGCCCAACAACTACTGTGACTTCTGCCTGGGGGACTCAAAAATCAACAAGAAGACAGGACAGCCTGAGGAGCTAGTGTCCTGTTCTGACTGTGGCCGCTCAG ggcACCCGTCCTGCCTGCAGTTCACCCCTGTGATGATGGCAGCTGTGAAGACCTACCGTTGGCAGTGCATCGAGTGCAAGTGCTGCAACCTCTGCGGCACTTCGGAGAATGAC GACCAGCTGCTTTTCTGTGATGACTGTGACCGTGGCTACCACATGTACTGTCTCACCCCATCCATGTCTGAGCCTCCTGAAG GAAGCTGGAGCTGCCACCTGTGTCTGgatctgctgaaggagaaagcGTCCATCTACCAGAACCAGAACTCCTCCTGA